One genomic segment of Arthrobacter sp. zg-Y1110 includes these proteins:
- a CDS encoding branched-chain amino acid ABC transporter permease — protein sequence MSVTKRYGFAGAAMVLLIGLTFVIPSFSSYQLAIACAYLCGIAGLTLLTGAGGQLSLGQAALMAAGAYSYALTANTMADVGTEGPLLLLVPLVAAVIGAAVLGLVIGLAAGRLHGPYLAGFTMALVVALPAVTSTFSSVLGGDQGLWISVEKRPSSLRGMVSNEAWQAWLAVVCSVLVLTLLANLLHGRFGRHLRAVRDNPVAAALAGINPARTKVTAFVLSSAAAGMGGGLLAYTTQSASPGAYSLVFSLFLLMAAVVGGIGSLTGAVWGAVLLVALPHLISTATSRLELSTDLAQRLDGNLAVAIFGLVLVLVVLLAPQGIQGLLVRAGRRLGPSRSVSVPPQSPKTAPSPASSTPTRLSARHEPEQLPATPKGQ from the coding sequence ATGAGCGTCACCAAGCGGTACGGCTTTGCCGGGGCAGCGATGGTCCTGCTGATTGGCCTCACGTTCGTCATCCCGTCGTTCTCCTCGTATCAGCTCGCCATTGCCTGCGCCTATCTGTGCGGCATCGCCGGACTCACCCTGCTGACGGGCGCCGGCGGCCAGCTGTCCCTTGGGCAGGCAGCCCTCATGGCCGCCGGAGCGTACAGCTACGCGTTGACCGCCAACACGATGGCCGACGTCGGCACGGAGGGCCCGCTGCTGCTCCTGGTGCCGCTGGTTGCAGCCGTCATCGGTGCAGCCGTCCTCGGCCTGGTGATCGGACTCGCTGCCGGGCGGCTTCACGGCCCCTATCTGGCCGGGTTCACCATGGCGCTGGTGGTGGCCCTTCCCGCGGTCACCAGCACCTTTTCCTCAGTGCTCGGCGGCGACCAGGGTTTGTGGATCTCCGTGGAAAAACGCCCGTCCTCGCTGCGCGGCATGGTGTCGAATGAAGCGTGGCAGGCGTGGCTCGCCGTCGTCTGTTCCGTCCTGGTCCTGACCCTGCTGGCGAACCTGCTGCACGGACGCTTCGGCCGGCACTTGAGGGCCGTGCGGGACAACCCGGTGGCGGCGGCACTCGCCGGCATCAACCCGGCCCGCACCAAAGTCACCGCCTTCGTCCTCAGCTCGGCCGCGGCCGGCATGGGCGGCGGCCTGCTGGCGTACACCACGCAGAGTGCCAGTCCAGGCGCCTATTCACTGGTGTTCTCCCTCTTCCTGCTCATGGCCGCCGTGGTCGGCGGCATCGGTTCCCTGACCGGAGCAGTCTGGGGCGCCGTGCTCCTGGTTGCCCTGCCGCATCTGATCAGCACGGCCACTTCCCGGCTCGAACTCTCCACGGACCTGGCCCAGCGGCTGGACGGCAACCTTGCGGTTGCCATCTTCGGACTGGTCCTGGTCCTCGTGGTGCTGCTGGCCCCGCAGGGCATCCAGGGCCTGCTGGTCCGGGCCGGCCGCCGGCTGGGTCCGTCCCGTTCCGTTTCCGTTCCGCCGCAGTCCCCCAAAACCGCACCATCACCAGCATCCAGTACACCAACCCGGTTATCCGCCCGGCACGAGCCCGAGCAGCTACCGGCAACCCCGAAAGGTCAATGA
- a CDS encoding DUF6176 family protein, translating to MTPSVHPPIPFEPAARDFPGWTMPPSVPKGMRMELSRARLLDSRESSFDDWMAMLHERYDECLATLGRELMALEATFLNQEADGSWWMYHFQLMGNASPGLVPDNPLDQAHLEYGKLT from the coding sequence ATGACTCCTTCCGTGCACCCGCCCATTCCGTTCGAGCCTGCTGCCCGGGACTTCCCCGGCTGGACCATGCCGCCGTCCGTGCCGAAGGGCATGCGGATGGAATTGAGCAGGGCACGGCTGCTGGATTCCCGCGAGTCTTCGTTCGACGACTGGATGGCAATGCTCCACGAGCGCTACGACGAATGCCTGGCCACGCTGGGCAGGGAACTCATGGCGCTGGAAGCCACGTTCCTGAACCAGGAGGCGGACGGGTCCTGGTGGATGTACCACTTCCAGCTGATGGGAAATGCGAGCCCCGGGCTCGTACCCGACAACCCCTTGGACCAGGCACATCTGGAGTACGGGAAACTGACCTAG
- a CDS encoding FAD:protein FMN transferase: MHTLGFEAIGTQWSLSTAAPLDSATRAAVADVVDSYDRTYSRFRSDSTVARMAEAAGSFALPASAAPLLRLFDSLQRITRGAVNPLVGRSLEVLGYDAGYSFLPSGPPAPAAAWTDTVSWTADGRGTTLTTAVPVTFDIGAAGKGQLVDLVSEVLETAGHREYVVDAGSDLRHAGAAPLRIALEHPYDAKRALGVLTLSDRALCASAVNRRQWGDGLHHVLDARTGSPVDTVAATWVLAADAMTADGLATALFFADPQELAGTFTFDYVRMFTDGRADYSPAMAGVLFP; encoded by the coding sequence GTGCACACCCTGGGGTTCGAGGCGATCGGCACGCAGTGGTCCCTCTCCACTGCCGCGCCTTTGGATTCCGCCACCCGGGCTGCGGTCGCGGACGTGGTCGACAGTTATGACCGCACCTATTCGCGCTTCCGCTCCGATTCCACGGTTGCGCGGATGGCCGAGGCTGCGGGCAGCTTTGCCCTGCCCGCTTCGGCCGCGCCGCTGCTGCGGCTCTTCGATTCGCTGCAGCGGATCACCCGTGGCGCGGTTAACCCGCTGGTGGGGCGCTCGCTGGAGGTGTTGGGGTACGACGCCGGATACAGCTTCCTGCCCTCCGGGCCGCCTGCTCCCGCAGCTGCTTGGACGGATACCGTGTCCTGGACCGCCGACGGCCGGGGAACCACGCTGACCACTGCCGTGCCGGTGACCTTCGATATCGGTGCCGCCGGAAAGGGCCAGCTGGTGGACCTGGTCAGCGAGGTCCTGGAAACCGCAGGTCACCGGGAGTATGTGGTGGACGCCGGTTCGGACCTGCGCCATGCCGGCGCCGCTCCCCTGCGGATTGCGTTGGAGCATCCGTATGACGCGAAGCGGGCCCTCGGGGTGCTGACCCTCTCGGACCGTGCACTGTGCGCCTCGGCCGTCAACCGCCGGCAGTGGGGAGACGGACTGCACCATGTGCTCGACGCCCGCACCGGTTCCCCTGTGGATACCGTGGCGGCCACGTGGGTGCTGGCGGCGGACGCCATGACGGCGGACGGCCTGGCCACTGCCCTGTTCTTCGCCGATCCGCAGGAACTGGCCGGTACGTTCACCTTTGACTATGTCCGGATGTTCACTGACGGCCGGGCCGACTATTCCCCTGCAATGGCTGGAGTCCTATTCCCATGA
- a CDS encoding TetR/AcrR family transcriptional regulator, with the protein MKTLNIKEELARTSVELFARHGYAKTSVQQIVDAAGVTKGALYHYFNSKDDLLFDIYDRILTLQREHLTEIIGRGLPAVETMRLVCEDVIMTSIDWIREGSVFFRSQHMLSEDRQEEVKRRRREYNEAFTALLVRGQSDGVFRTDIPIPVLAANFFSDPHYLSYWYSPGGSISREQAAAQLTDLYLAGLQAK; encoded by the coding sequence ATGAAGACCCTGAACATCAAGGAAGAGCTCGCACGGACCTCCGTGGAGCTTTTCGCGCGGCACGGCTACGCAAAAACGAGCGTGCAGCAGATCGTTGACGCGGCAGGGGTGACGAAAGGCGCTCTCTATCACTACTTCAATTCCAAGGACGACCTGCTCTTTGACATCTACGACCGCATCCTGACCCTCCAGCGCGAGCACCTGACCGAGATTATCGGGCGGGGGCTGCCTGCGGTTGAAACCATGCGCCTGGTCTGCGAGGACGTGATCATGACGTCCATCGACTGGATCCGTGAAGGATCCGTGTTCTTCCGCTCCCAGCACATGCTCAGCGAGGACCGTCAAGAGGAAGTGAAGCGGAGGCGACGCGAATACAACGAGGCGTTCACCGCCCTACTGGTCCGCGGCCAGTCCGACGGCGTCTTCCGCACCGATATTCCGATACCTGTGCTGGCGGCCAACTTCTTCTCCGACCCGCACTATCTCTCGTACTGGTACTCCCCCGGCGGGTCCATCAGCCGCGAACAGGCAGCGGCGCAACTGACCGATCTTTACCTGGCCGGACTGCAGGCAAAGTAA
- a CDS encoding branched-chain amino acid ABC transporter permease, with product MDRFLFLTFDGLARGAVLAAFALSLVLIWRAARIVNFAQGAMAVAATYIAFTVTALTGSYWAGLAAALLAGFLIGALVERGVMRFVGNGSALNPVIAGLGLLMLIQAILGMVFGNSYRTMVTPFSSNPVEIFGITVFSSYDLFVFACIALLVGGLVLLFTKTPLGLRLRASAFAPDLARLLGVRTSRMLTLGWAMSSALGALAALLVIPTELGLNPHAADTVFVYAFTVAVIGGLDSPAGAVLGGLAVGVLLSWVSGYGGATLAPIAILVLLLAVLLVRPGGIFSMTKERTV from the coding sequence ATGGACAGATTTCTTTTCCTCACCTTTGACGGCCTCGCCCGCGGGGCAGTACTTGCTGCCTTCGCGCTCTCCCTGGTGCTGATCTGGCGTGCCGCCCGGATCGTGAACTTTGCGCAGGGCGCCATGGCGGTGGCGGCAACCTACATCGCCTTCACGGTCACCGCCCTCACCGGGAGCTACTGGGCGGGACTTGCCGCAGCGCTCCTAGCGGGTTTCCTGATCGGAGCCCTGGTGGAACGCGGCGTTATGCGCTTTGTGGGCAACGGCTCCGCCTTGAATCCGGTCATTGCCGGCCTCGGCCTGCTGATGCTGATCCAGGCCATCCTGGGCATGGTGTTCGGGAACAGCTACCGGACCATGGTGACGCCGTTCAGCTCAAACCCGGTGGAGATCTTCGGCATCACCGTCTTCTCCTCCTATGACCTCTTCGTGTTTGCCTGCATAGCCCTTTTGGTCGGCGGCCTGGTCCTGCTGTTCACGAAGACGCCGCTGGGACTGCGGCTGCGGGCCTCCGCCTTCGCCCCCGATCTGGCCCGGCTCCTCGGCGTGCGGACCTCGCGGATGCTCACCCTTGGCTGGGCCATGTCCTCCGCCCTGGGCGCACTCGCCGCCCTGCTGGTCATCCCCACCGAACTGGGGCTCAACCCGCATGCCGCGGACACGGTCTTCGTCTATGCGTTCACCGTTGCCGTCATCGGCGGACTGGACTCCCCTGCCGGTGCCGTCCTGGGCGGATTGGCGGTGGGCGTGCTGCTGAGCTGGGTCAGCGGCTACGGGGGCGCCACGCTGGCTCCCATCGCCATCCTGGTCCTGCTGCTGGCCGTGCTGCTGGTCCGCCCCGGCGGAATCTTCTCAATGACCAAGGAGCGGACGGTATGA
- a CDS encoding HNH endonuclease signature motif containing protein, with protein MDQLGNAEPTTEEQSGQGRQPEGQAGDSEAPCSPITLAVYWAEPAVEPAGPAGAAAAGTPASAATPENDAESGTGPAGNPVPDAGPGLPDPSDAEPSDSGTPAPESEAPATPDSGADSSASYPDGFTGRLALQNIEAFDEHTVGEALSRMAHLMSWVQALEARLMVRMQEIFREDFHAASGRLEPGMAFSLAASECAAILNIPQVTAQRMMFEAGKLCGTHTATLAGLEEGRLSYQHALVVLDQCQDVPEAKLPGFEADLLAAAEGQTRAQFSCKARRLRERKFPDTVSKRHLTAFEQRKVTLDREEDGMSCLSAHLRAAEAQQIYTALSTAAHGEQSAGDSRTTDQLRADILAQLLMGGLGSTRVTDTGGAGSRGSDGTGHTGDGAGWTGRSGGAASRGPARAGEAGEAAGESGTGGGAATGAHGTGGGDAGPDEGIVPRAEIMVLISAETLFGADDQPAELHGYGPISAEAARRLARNAAGWTGLAQDPQTGEILGVGRRRKVPAGLRRWLRARDGTCRFPGCRVSTANADIDHTIDWAKGGPTDHGNLEHLCRRHHRFKTLGFWKACQPEPGVIEWTSPTGRVYRTEPFLELGPPDTAPDPRQDPRQEHGQADHRQTEHMQKDHARTKPEQKEPEQVPPF; from the coding sequence ATGGATCAGCTCGGGAATGCAGAACCGACAACTGAAGAGCAGAGCGGTCAGGGCCGGCAGCCGGAAGGGCAGGCCGGTGACTCGGAGGCGCCCTGCTCTCCCATCACTTTGGCGGTCTACTGGGCGGAACCTGCCGTCGAGCCTGCCGGCCCTGCCGGGGCCGCTGCCGCGGGTACCCCTGCTTCTGCTGCCACTCCCGAGAACGACGCCGAGTCCGGCACCGGGCCAGCCGGCAATCCTGTTCCTGATGCCGGGCCTGGCCTTCCCGATCCATCCGACGCCGAGCCATCTGATTCCGGAACTCCCGCCCCCGAATCAGAGGCTCCCGCCACCCCCGATTCCGGAGCTGATAGTTCTGCCTCCTACCCGGACGGGTTCACCGGGAGGTTGGCGCTGCAGAACATTGAAGCCTTCGACGAGCACACGGTCGGTGAAGCCCTGTCCCGGATGGCGCATTTGATGTCCTGGGTGCAGGCGCTGGAGGCACGTTTGATGGTCCGGATGCAGGAGATCTTCCGGGAGGACTTCCACGCCGCTTCGGGGCGGCTCGAACCCGGAATGGCGTTCAGCCTGGCAGCGTCAGAATGTGCAGCCATTTTGAACATTCCGCAGGTCACCGCCCAGCGGATGATGTTCGAAGCGGGCAAACTTTGCGGGACCCATACCGCCACCTTGGCCGGGCTGGAGGAAGGACGGCTGTCCTACCAGCACGCCCTGGTTGTGCTGGACCAATGCCAAGACGTGCCAGAGGCGAAACTGCCTGGGTTTGAAGCCGACCTACTGGCAGCTGCGGAGGGCCAGACCCGGGCACAGTTCTCCTGCAAAGCCCGCCGCCTGCGCGAAAGGAAGTTTCCGGACACCGTCAGCAAACGGCACCTGACCGCGTTCGAACAGCGGAAGGTCACCCTGGACCGGGAAGAGGACGGAATGTCCTGCCTCTCCGCCCACCTGCGAGCTGCGGAAGCGCAGCAGATCTACACGGCACTGAGCACTGCGGCCCATGGCGAACAGTCCGCCGGGGATTCCCGGACCACGGATCAGTTGCGTGCGGACATTCTGGCTCAGTTGCTGATGGGCGGCCTCGGCTCAACCCGTGTCACGGATACCGGCGGGGCCGGCAGTCGCGGTAGCGACGGGACAGGCCATACGGGTGACGGTGCAGGCTGGACCGGCCGGAGTGGCGGTGCTGCCAGTCGCGGCCCGGCTCGAGCTGGCGAGGCGGGAGAGGCAGCCGGTGAGAGTGGAACCGGTGGCGGAGCAGCAACAGGTGCGCACGGAACCGGGGGAGGCGACGCTGGACCAGACGAGGGGATCGTCCCTCGGGCGGAAATCATGGTCCTGATCAGCGCGGAAACCCTCTTTGGCGCCGATGACCAGCCCGCCGAGCTGCACGGTTACGGGCCCATCAGTGCCGAAGCGGCCCGCAGGCTGGCCCGCAACGCCGCCGGTTGGACCGGGCTGGCCCAGGATCCGCAGACCGGAGAAATCCTGGGCGTGGGACGGCGGCGAAAAGTCCCGGCCGGGCTCCGCCGATGGCTCCGGGCCCGGGACGGAACCTGCAGATTCCCCGGCTGCCGGGTCAGCACCGCGAACGCGGACATTGACCACACCATCGATTGGGCAAAAGGAGGTCCCACCGATCACGGAAACCTGGAACACCTGTGCCGGCGTCACCATCGGTTCAAGACCCTGGGTTTCTGGAAAGCGTGCCAGCCCGAACCCGGGGTGATCGAGTGGACTTCGCCTACCGGACGTGTCTATCGCACAGAACCGTTTTTGGAACTCGGCCCCCCGGACACGGCACCTGATCCGCGGCAGGACCCGCGACAGGAACATGGACAGGCAGATCACAGGCAGACGGAGCATATGCAGAAGGATCACGCGCGAACGAAGCCCGAGCAGAAGGAACCGGAACAGGTTCCTCCGTTCTGA
- a CDS encoding ABC transporter substrate-binding protein produces the protein MIRSKLRLGTAVLAAAALGLASCASPDEGGEPAAEDVPGITDTTVTVGTHQPLTGPAAAGYSTISPATKAYFDYVNDNGGVNGRTIEYIVKDDGYNPANTQTAVREMVLQDEVFALVGGLGTPPHSAVLDFVNDNEVPDLFVASGSPTWNQPEDYPYTYGFMVDYPTESRILATYAQEEFPDKTYCFFGQDDDFGEEFQAGLEAVLGEDGLADAQVYSTANTDIAAQISAMKEAGCEVNFLATINGFSAQAVGTAAKLGYFPQWMASSAGGDYNTLSGYLGENTNKLLQGFVSANYLPAYSDSEDEWTAKFAEINEEYNAGAPFDGNTIFGMSIGYLFVEALKEAGENPTRESLLEALESGNVTGNGHAPLGFGEDSHQGYTGAMLTRVDNGVQSYFGTPFVVTGDEVEEYTEERPAMPADGLPE, from the coding sequence ATGATCCGTTCCAAGCTCCGACTGGGTACCGCCGTCCTTGCAGCCGCTGCCCTCGGCCTGGCTTCATGTGCTTCACCGGACGAAGGGGGCGAGCCAGCTGCCGAAGACGTTCCCGGAATCACCGACACCACCGTCACCGTCGGCACCCACCAGCCGCTCACCGGACCGGCAGCGGCCGGCTACTCCACGATTTCACCGGCCACGAAGGCGTACTTCGACTACGTGAACGATAACGGCGGAGTCAACGGCCGCACCATTGAGTACATCGTGAAGGATGACGGCTACAACCCCGCCAACACCCAGACAGCGGTACGCGAGATGGTGCTCCAGGACGAGGTCTTCGCCCTGGTGGGCGGTCTCGGCACGCCGCCGCACAGCGCCGTCCTGGACTTCGTGAACGACAACGAGGTGCCGGATCTCTTCGTGGCTTCCGGCAGTCCCACCTGGAACCAGCCCGAGGACTACCCGTACACCTACGGCTTCATGGTGGATTACCCCACCGAGTCCCGGATCCTGGCCACTTACGCGCAGGAAGAGTTCCCGGACAAGACCTACTGCTTCTTCGGCCAGGATGATGACTTCGGCGAGGAATTCCAGGCGGGGCTTGAAGCGGTGCTCGGAGAGGACGGCCTGGCCGACGCCCAGGTCTATTCCACGGCCAATACCGACATCGCGGCGCAGATCAGTGCGATGAAGGAAGCCGGCTGCGAGGTGAACTTCCTGGCCACCATCAACGGCTTCAGCGCCCAGGCAGTGGGGACGGCCGCAAAGCTCGGCTACTTCCCGCAGTGGATGGCGTCCTCGGCCGGCGGAGACTACAACACCCTGTCCGGATACCTGGGCGAGAACACGAACAAGCTGCTCCAGGGCTTCGTCAGCGCCAACTACCTCCCTGCCTACTCGGACTCCGAGGACGAATGGACGGCAAAATTCGCCGAGATCAACGAGGAATACAACGCCGGGGCTCCGTTTGACGGCAACACCATTTTCGGAATGTCCATCGGCTACCTCTTCGTTGAGGCACTCAAGGAAGCCGGGGAGAACCCGACCCGGGAGTCCCTGCTCGAAGCACTCGAATCCGGCAACGTCACCGGCAACGGCCACGCACCGCTGGGCTTCGGCGAAGACAGCCACCAGGGATACACCGGCGCAATGCTGACCCGGGTGGACAACGGTGTGCAGTCCTACTTCGGCACCCCGTTCGTCGTAACAGGTGACGAGGTGGAGGAGTACACCGAAGAACGGCCTGCCATGCCGGCAGACGGCCTGCCCGAGTAG
- a CDS encoding ABC transporter ATP-binding protein, giving the protein MTGALVLEGVSAGYGAVRVLHGIDLSVPEGSITTVVGANGAGKTTLLRTITGQLRPSAGSIRIKDGKDLTRVPVEDMVRHGVALVPEGRGVITELTVDENLRLGGLWRKDRKAADEVLTGMYELFEPLARRRKAAGHQLSGGERQMLALGRALMAAPSLLLLDEPSLGLAPKVTAQILGMLRRLRDDTGLTVLLIEQNVRSALAVADHGVVLNLGRIVASRPAAELAEDTDLRHTYLGF; this is encoded by the coding sequence ATGACCGGCGCACTGGTATTGGAAGGCGTCAGTGCAGGCTACGGCGCCGTCCGCGTACTGCACGGGATCGACCTGTCCGTTCCGGAAGGCTCCATCACCACTGTTGTGGGGGCCAACGGCGCCGGAAAGACCACCCTCCTGCGGACCATCACCGGCCAGCTGCGGCCCTCGGCCGGCAGCATCCGCATCAAGGACGGCAAGGACCTGACCCGGGTGCCGGTCGAGGACATGGTGCGCCACGGCGTCGCACTGGTTCCCGAAGGCCGCGGCGTCATCACCGAACTGACGGTGGATGAAAACCTGCGCCTGGGCGGACTGTGGCGGAAGGACCGTAAGGCAGCGGATGAGGTGCTCACCGGGATGTACGAACTCTTCGAACCGCTTGCACGACGCCGGAAGGCTGCCGGACACCAGCTCTCCGGCGGCGAGCGCCAGATGCTTGCGCTGGGGCGGGCCCTGATGGCCGCACCGTCGCTCCTCCTGCTGGACGAGCCGTCCCTGGGGCTGGCACCCAAGGTGACCGCACAGATCCTGGGCATGCTGCGCCGCCTCCGCGACGACACCGGCCTGACCGTCCTGCTGATCGAGCAGAACGTCCGGAGCGCGCTCGCGGTCGCGGACCACGGCGTCGTACTCAACCTGGGCCGGATTGTCGCCTCACGGCCGGCGGCCGAGCTGGCCGAAGACACCGACCTCCGCCACACCTACCTGGGGTTCTAA
- a CDS encoding MaoC family dehydratase codes for MAHFGSVQELEEAVGHQETSEWVLIDQERVNLFAEATDDHQWIHVDSERAAKGPFGGTIAHGYLSLALLPALASGRFRVDGMVMGVNYGLDRVRFPHPVPVGSRVRARSEVISVETVAQGVRVKLLVTIEIEGVDKPACVAESISLYVLG; via the coding sequence GTGGCGCATTTCGGTTCCGTGCAGGAACTCGAGGAGGCAGTGGGGCACCAGGAGACCAGCGAGTGGGTCCTCATTGACCAGGAACGCGTCAACCTGTTCGCCGAGGCCACTGATGACCACCAGTGGATCCATGTGGATTCGGAACGGGCGGCCAAGGGTCCCTTCGGCGGCACCATTGCGCACGGCTATCTGAGCCTGGCCCTGCTGCCGGCGCTCGCCTCCGGCCGGTTCCGGGTGGACGGCATGGTGATGGGGGTGAACTACGGCCTGGACCGGGTGCGTTTCCCCCACCCGGTGCCGGTGGGCAGCCGGGTGCGTGCCCGGTCGGAGGTCATCTCGGTGGAGACCGTGGCGCAGGGCGTGCGGGTCAAACTCCTGGTCACCATCGAGATTGAGGGCGTGGACAAGCCTGCCTGCGTCGCGGAGTCGATTTCGCTTTACGTGCTGGGGTAG
- a CDS encoding ABC transporter ATP-binding protein — MQEQHTDRSEPPRLRLDGITVRFGGLTALDSVSLDIPAGRIVGVMGPNGAGKTTLFNVICGVFPPTEGSLELDGQGFTPRPHRLTRFGVARTLQGLGLFPGLTVLQNVTAGLAAGSRGGLDLLALPGSVRREARLAERSMEALEALGIAGYAASLPDTLPYGIRKKVALARALVSEPRLLLLDEPAGGLSHDDIEELASIIRTVPGDGCSVVLVEHHVDLVMEVCDRIAVLDFGRLIAEGTPAEIGADPAVADAYLGVEVA, encoded by the coding sequence ATGCAGGAGCAACATACCGACCGGTCGGAACCGCCGCGTCTCCGCTTGGACGGGATCACCGTTCGGTTCGGCGGACTCACCGCGCTGGACTCGGTGTCCCTGGACATCCCCGCAGGCAGGATCGTGGGGGTCATGGGTCCCAACGGAGCAGGAAAGACCACCCTGTTCAACGTGATCTGCGGGGTGTTCCCACCCACGGAAGGCAGCCTGGAACTGGATGGACAGGGATTTACCCCTCGTCCGCACCGCCTGACCCGCTTCGGAGTAGCACGCACCCTGCAGGGGCTCGGCCTGTTCCCCGGGTTGACCGTGCTGCAGAACGTCACGGCAGGTTTGGCAGCCGGCTCACGCGGAGGGCTCGATCTCCTGGCCCTGCCGGGCTCCGTCCGACGCGAAGCCCGGCTCGCGGAGCGGTCGATGGAAGCACTGGAGGCCCTCGGCATTGCCGGGTACGCTGCCTCCCTGCCCGACACCCTCCCCTACGGAATCCGCAAGAAGGTGGCCCTGGCCCGGGCACTGGTCAGCGAACCGAGGCTGCTGCTGCTGGATGAACCTGCCGGCGGACTCAGCCACGACGACATTGAGGAACTGGCGTCCATCATCCGCACCGTGCCCGGAGACGGGTGTTCGGTGGTGCTCGTGGAACATCACGTGGACCTGGTCATGGAGGTCTGCGACCGCATCGCCGTGCTGGACTTCGGCCGCCTCATCGCCGAAGGCACACCAGCCGAAATCGGCGCCGATCCGGCCGTCGCAGATGCCTATCTGGGAGTTGAGGTGGCATGA
- a CDS encoding FAD-dependent oxidoreductase, whose translation MSISAPAAPRTLNTFLGRWTMYRFTVWVLLAIAAWSFVLSFAGVLFYTPAELGATAVTAVASTLVTSRVAGLLLRTRPQTDSSLITGLLLFFLFWPSTDGVQLGCVALAGAVATASKYLLVFRRRHILNPAAAGAFAVAVTGLGGAVWWVATPGMLIAVLPAAILVLYRNRLLPMAGVFALTAGVIVLARFLAGGESVSYALATIVGSYPLVFLAGFMLTEPLTLPPLRSQRLAEAVVVGVLFAVPLSLGPVMMSPELALLVGNVLAFVVGQRGAVRLRLRETRELTPTARELVFEPTHPVRFHAGQYMELAVPHFEPDSRGSRRIFSITTAPSEPGTVAVGLRVAEPGSTFKTALLKMRPGAEVAATTIAGDFLLPRDARTPVLMIASGIGITPFISQLRQVRGEGRDIVLVYAASSAAELAYADELQELGVRVLVCTPSDPAIPGWTWLGPGLPDAAVLRAEVPDLAARTAYVSGSPRAVAAARKAVRSAGGRRVRTDPFLGY comes from the coding sequence ATGAGCATTTCCGCCCCCGCCGCTCCCCGCACCCTGAACACCTTCCTGGGGCGTTGGACCATGTACCGGTTCACGGTCTGGGTGCTGCTGGCAATTGCTGCCTGGTCCTTTGTCCTCTCCTTTGCCGGCGTCCTGTTCTACACACCGGCAGAGCTGGGAGCGACGGCGGTGACGGCGGTGGCCTCCACCCTCGTCACCAGCCGTGTGGCCGGGCTGCTGCTTCGCACCCGTCCGCAGACCGACTCCTCACTGATCACCGGCCTGCTCCTGTTTTTCCTCTTCTGGCCCAGCACCGACGGTGTACAGCTGGGTTGCGTGGCCCTGGCCGGAGCAGTGGCGACGGCTTCCAAATATCTCCTGGTGTTCCGGCGGCGGCACATCCTCAACCCGGCTGCGGCGGGTGCGTTTGCGGTCGCAGTGACCGGGCTGGGCGGTGCCGTCTGGTGGGTTGCGACTCCGGGCATGCTGATCGCTGTCCTTCCGGCCGCCATCCTGGTCCTGTACCGGAACCGCCTGCTGCCAATGGCCGGGGTTTTCGCCCTTACTGCCGGGGTTATTGTCCTGGCCCGCTTCCTCGCGGGCGGTGAGTCCGTCTCCTACGCCCTGGCCACCATCGTCGGAAGCTATCCCCTGGTGTTCCTGGCCGGCTTCATGCTTACCGAACCGCTTACCCTGCCTCCGTTGCGCTCCCAGCGCCTGGCGGAGGCCGTCGTCGTTGGTGTTCTCTTCGCCGTTCCGCTGTCCCTTGGCCCGGTGATGATGTCCCCGGAGCTGGCGCTGCTGGTCGGGAATGTCCTCGCGTTCGTCGTGGGCCAGCGCGGAGCTGTCCGGCTGCGGCTGCGCGAAACCCGGGAGCTGACCCCTACGGCCCGTGAACTGGTGTTCGAGCCGACTCATCCTGTCCGCTTCCATGCCGGCCAGTACATGGAACTTGCCGTGCCGCATTTTGAGCCGGACTCGCGGGGGTCGCGGCGCATTTTCAGCATCACTACCGCGCCGTCGGAACCCGGTACGGTGGCGGTGGGGCTTCGCGTGGCCGAACCGGGCAGCACTTTCAAGACTGCCCTGTTGAAGATGCGCCCCGGAGCGGAGGTAGCCGCCACGACCATTGCCGGTGACTTCCTCTTGCCGCGGGACGCCCGGACACCGGTGCTGATGATCGCTTCGGGTATCGGCATCACTCCTTTCATCAGCCAGCTGCGGCAGGTCCGCGGGGAGGGCCGGGACATTGTGCTGGTCTACGCGGCATCCTCTGCGGCTGAACTCGCCTATGCCGATGAGCTGCAGGAACTGGGGGTTCGGGTTCTGGTCTGCACTCCGTCGGATCCGGCGATCCCGGGTTGGACCTGGTTGGGTCCGGGGCTTCCCGATGCTGCGGTCCTGCGTGCGGAGGTTCCTGACCTGGCAGCTCGGACAGCTTATGTTTCGGGGTCGCCCCGGGCGGTGGCTGCTGCCCGCAAGGCCGTTCGGAGTGCCGGCGGCAGGCGGGTCCGCACCGACCCGTTCCTGGGGTACTAA